A window of the Henckelia pumila isolate YLH828 chromosome 3, ASM3356847v2, whole genome shotgun sequence genome harbors these coding sequences:
- the LOC140889763 gene encoding uncharacterized protein, protein MGSERDVHDHEDQTPVLEGGHGFCIRTFLAREPSLNQSFDLFYCESEAGIPFKWEAQPGTPKEYCIYPQPHEQSTTPPLSPSPLMQSLKLRLPHHDETKGPTSKVESTFKKMVRKSIASNRDRFQSKERLRFGEVLMESVKDSSVNVSSSSSSSSSFSIPWKDRGLDASRDSGSCIRKSNGAAAGISLLQVDDEENKRPRQEKQPDAPKRPPPALHSSYRPPPRPRDDGGKLRDSAWTKKALFWIKGSRARRTKLTQKLDQEISFRCPENIENILDSVEEFDDSSLCRNMSKSSSSSESNENFEALKMKGASYFSCGSWKGIKRDSCVCSKQI, encoded by the exons ATGGGCTCGGAACGTGATGTTCATGATCATGAAGATCAAACACCTGTGTTGGAAGGTGGCCATGGATTCTGTATCAGAACATTTCTTGCAAGAGAGCCTTCATTAAACCAATCATTCGACTTATTTTATTGCGAATCCGAAGCCGGGATTCCATTCAAATGGGAGGCACAGCCTGGAACACCAAAAGAATATTGCATATACCCTCAACCTCATGAACAAAGCACCACCCCGCCACTCAGCCCTTCTCCATTAATGCAGAGCTTAAAGCTTCGTCTTCCTCATCATGATGAGACCAAAGGGCCGACGTCGAAAGTCGAGAGTACTTTCAAGAAAATGGTTCGGAAAAGTATTGCTTCTAATCGTGATAGATTTCAGAGTAAGGAGCGTTTGAGGTTTGGAGAAGTACTTATGGAATCGGTCAAGGATTCAAGCGTTAatgtttcttcttcttcttcttcttcctcctccttttcGATTCCATGGAAGGATCGTGGTTTGGATGCATCAAGGGATTCTGGCTCTTGTATCAGAAAAAGCAACGGCGCAGCAGCTGGTATATCACTACTGCAG GTCGATGATGAAGAAAACAAAAGACCAAGGCAAGAAAAGCAACCGGACGCACCAAAACGCCCTCCACCGGCGTTGCACAGCTCTTATCGGCCACCACCTCGACCGCGTGATGACGGAGGAAAGCTTAGAGACTCAGCATGGACGAAGAAGGCCTTGTTTTGGATAAAGGGCAGTAGGGCAAGGAGGACGAAATTAACTCAAAAACTTGATCAAGAAATCAGCTTCAGGTGTCCCGAGAACATTGAGAATATTCTTGATTCCGTCGAGGAATTCGATGATTCTTCGTTATGTCGCAATATGTCCAAGTCCTCGTCCTCTTCTGAATCAAACGAAAATTTTGAAGCACTTAAAATGAAGGGTGCCAGTTATTTCAGTTGTGGTTCTTGGAAGGGGATCAAGAGAGATTCTTGTGTTTGCTCAAAGCAAATTTAG